A stretch of the Lolium perenne isolate Kyuss_39 chromosome 3, Kyuss_2.0, whole genome shotgun sequence genome encodes the following:
- the LOC127343520 gene encoding high-affinity nitrate transporter 2.3-like codes for MERQSRTAAMEVEAASKTTFRIPVDSDNKATEFWLFSFVRPHMSAFHLSWFSFFCCFVSTFAAPPLLPLIRDTLGLTAKDIGNAGIASVSGAVFARVAMGTACDLVGPRLSSAAIILLTTPAVYCSAIITGPSSFLLVRFFTGFSLASFVSTQFWMSSMFSPPKVGLANGVAGGWGNLGGGAVQLLMPLVFEAVKKIGSTPFTAWRVAFFIPGVMQTFSAIAVLAFGQDMPDGNYRKLHKAGDMHKDSFANVLRHAVTNYRAWILALTYGYCFGVELAVDNIVAQYFYDRFNVNLHTAGLIAASFGMANIISRPGGGLLSDWLSERFGMRGRLWGLWIVQTIGGILCVVLGVVDYSFAASVAVMMLFSFFVQAACGLSFGIVPFVSRRSLGLISGMTGGGGNVGAVLTQVIFFRGGKYKTETGILYMGLMIIACTLPITLIYFPQWGGMFVGPKPGATAEEYYNQEWTEQERQKGYNASTARFAENSVREGGRKSASASQSRHTVPVDASPANV; via the coding sequence ATGGAGCGACAATCCAGGACTGCGGcgatggaggtggaggcggcgtcCAAGACCACGTTCAGGATCCCGGTGGACTCCGACAACAAGGCCACGGAGTTCTGGCTCTTCTCCTTCGTGAGGCCGCACATGAGCGCCTTCCACCTCTCGTggttctccttcttctgctgctTCGTCTCCACCTTCGccgcgccgccgctgctgccgctcatcCGGGACACGCTCGGCCTCACGGCCAAGGACATCGGCAACGCCGGGATCGCCTCTGTGTCCGGCGCCGTGTTCGCCCGTGTCGCAATGGGCACGGCCTGCGACCTGGTCGGGCCACGCCTGTCGTCCGCGGCGATCATACTCCTCACCACCCCCGCGGTTTACTGCTCCGCCATCATCACCGGGCCGTCGTCCTTCCTGCTCGTGCGCTTCTTCACGGGCTTCTCGCTCGCCTCCTTCGTGTCGACGCAGTTCTGGATGAGCTCCATGTTCTCGCCGCCCAAGGTGGGGCTGGCCAACGGCGTCGCCGGCGGCTGGGGAAACCTCGGCGGGGGCGCCGTGCAGCTCCTCATGCCGCTGGTGTTTGAGGCCGTCAAGAAGATCGGGAGCACGCCGTTCACGGCTTGGCGCGTCGCCTTCTTCATCCCGGGCGTCATGCAGACGTtctcggccatcgccgtgctggcGTTCGGGCAGGACATGCCCGACGGCAACTACCGCAAGCTCCACAAGGCCGGGGATATGCACAAGGACAGCTTCGCCAACGTGCTGCGCCACGCGGTCACCAACTACCGCGCCTGGATCCTGGCGCTCACTTACGGCTACTGCTTCGGCGTTGAGCTCGCCGTCGACAACATCGTGGCGCAGTACTTCTACGATCGCTTCAATGTCAACCTCCACACCGCCGGCCTTATCGCCGCCAGCTTCGGGATGGCCAATATCATCTCCCGTCCCGGTGGAGGACTCTTGTCCGACTGGCTCTCGGAGCGGTTCGGCATGCGCGGCAGGCTGTGGGGGCTGTGGATCGTGCAGACCATCGGCGGGATCCTGTGCGTCGTGCTCGGCGTCGTCGACTACTCCTTCGCCGCCTCCGTGGCCGTCATGATGCTCTTTTCCTTCTTCGTGCAGGCGGCTTGCGGGCTCAGCTTCGGCATCGTGCCGTTCGTGTCGCGGAGGTCCCTGGGCCTAATTTCCGGCATGACAGGCGGCGGCGGCAACGTCGGCGCCGTGCTAACGCAGGTCATATTCTTCCGCGGCGGCAAGTACAAGACGGAGACGGGGATCTTGTACATGGGGCTCATGATCATCGCCTGCACGCTGCCCATCACGCTCATCTACTTCCCGCAGTGGGGCGGCATGTTCGTCGGCCCAAAGCCGGGGGCGACGGCGGAGGAGTACTACAACCAGGAATGGACCGAGCAGGAGAGGCAGAAAGGCTACAACGCCTCCACCGCGCGCTTCGCCGAGAACAGCGTGCGCGAGGGCGGCCGCAAGTCGGCGTCGGCCAGCCAGTCAAGGCACACCGTCCCCGTCGATGCGTCGCCGGCCAACGTCTGA